One window of Hylemonella gracilis genomic DNA carries:
- a CDS encoding RNA polymerase sigma-70 factor — MDDKTHDFNRLRPRLQAIAYRMLGTVADAEELVQDVWLRWHEADTEELDSAEAWLVTVVTRLAIDRLRTAKVQREHYTGFWLPEPQLTADDGPASPEELLERADDISMAFLALLERLAPEARAAFLLREVFDADYADVAQTLGKSEAACRQIVSRAKAQLKDGRVRQAVSPDTHYKLLSGFAEAARRGDFTALQALLAEDAELISDGGGKVPSFGKVLLGAARIAQLYLALWLRASKGELSLRMELVQLNGQWGLLRFIDGQLESAQSFESDGERITRVHTQRNPDKLRRIAQAWAVTKAGSNAS, encoded by the coding sequence ATGGACGACAAAACCCACGACTTCAACCGCCTGCGCCCCCGCCTGCAGGCCATCGCCTACCGCATGCTCGGCACCGTGGCCGACGCCGAGGAACTGGTGCAGGACGTCTGGCTGCGCTGGCACGAGGCCGACACCGAGGAACTGGACAGCGCCGAAGCCTGGCTGGTCACCGTCGTCACACGCCTGGCCATCGACCGCCTGCGCACGGCCAAGGTACAACGCGAGCACTACACCGGCTTCTGGTTGCCCGAGCCCCAGCTGACGGCCGACGACGGACCGGCCAGCCCCGAGGAACTGCTGGAGCGCGCCGACGATATTTCCATGGCCTTCCTCGCACTGCTGGAGCGCCTGGCGCCGGAGGCGCGCGCGGCCTTTCTGCTGCGCGAAGTCTTCGACGCCGACTACGCCGACGTGGCGCAGACCCTGGGCAAGAGCGAGGCCGCCTGTCGGCAAATCGTGTCGCGCGCCAAGGCACAGCTCAAGGACGGGCGCGTGCGACAGGCCGTTTCACCCGACACTCATTACAAGCTGCTCAGCGGCTTCGCCGAAGCCGCGCGACGCGGCGACTTCACGGCCCTGCAGGCCTTGCTGGCCGAGGACGCCGAGCTGATCAGCGACGGCGGCGGCAAGGTCCCGAGCTTCGGCAAGGTGCTGCTGGGGGCCGCACGCATCGCCCAGCTCTATCTGGCCCTCTGGCTGCGCGCCAGCAAGGGCGAGTTGTCGTTGCGCATGGAGCTGGTGCAACTCAATGGCCAATGGGGGCTGCTGCGCTTCATCGACGGACAGCTCGAATCGGCGCAGAGCTTTGAGAGCGACGGAGAACGCATCACGCGCGTCCACACGCAACGCAACCCGGACAAGCTGCGCCGCATCGCACAGGCCTGGGCTGTCACAAAAGCGGGGAGCAACGCGTCTTGA
- a CDS encoding carboxymuconolactone decarboxylase family protein, protein MTQRLDYARVSPELFKKYLDFSLTLKKCSLEPGLQHLITLRASQLNGCAFCVDMHVKEARLHGERELRLHHVAIWHESPLFSARERAALAWTELLTRLPAHGVSEADYQAARAEFNEQEMADLSFAIVGINGWNRLAIGFAAVPGSQDKAYGLDKSGLV, encoded by the coding sequence ATGACACAACGCCTCGACTACGCCCGCGTTTCGCCCGAACTGTTCAAAAAGTACCTGGACTTCAGCCTCACGCTGAAAAAGTGCAGCCTGGAACCCGGCCTGCAACACCTCATCACCTTGCGTGCCTCGCAACTCAACGGCTGCGCCTTCTGCGTGGACATGCACGTCAAGGAGGCGCGCCTCCACGGCGAGCGCGAACTGCGCCTGCACCATGTGGCCATCTGGCATGAATCGCCCTTGTTCTCCGCCCGCGAGCGCGCCGCCCTGGCCTGGACCGAGCTGCTCACCCGCCTGCCCGCGCACGGCGTGAGCGAGGCCGACTACCAGGCCGCGCGCGCCGAGTTCAACGAGCAGGAAATGGCCGACCTCAGCTTCGCCATCGTGGGCATCAACGGCTGGAACCGCCTGGCGATCGGCTTCGCCGCCGTGCCAGGCTCGCAGGACAAGGCCTACGGCCTGGACAAGTCCGGCTTGGTCTGA